The proteins below come from a single Lates calcarifer isolate ASB-BC8 linkage group LG11, TLL_Latcal_v3, whole genome shotgun sequence genomic window:
- the cdr2l gene encoding cerebellar degeneration-related protein 2-like, with the protein MLRAGRMEEFVTEEEEPWYDQRDLEQDLHLAAELGKTLLERNKELEDSLQQMYINNEEQVQEIEYLSKQLEMLREMNEQHAKVYEQLDVTARELEITNEKLVLESKASQQKIDRLTGTMETLQGQVDCLTARVEELRTLEELRVRREKKERRKTVHSFPCLKELCTAPRYEDGFLLANPGSVDLAERRPVDEENERLRDIVSSLRSAMAMERSKREGAERECAAVLQEFERLEQRLLGAEGCQLRVQELEAELQEMHQLRKSRMCLMGGMEDGLETLLNHGPETDTPEVGLGLEEGGEGGAGEAGGAGQQGGPVRKSCSDTALNAISARDASGRRQGSYALHANGVRKRGMSILREVDEQYHALLEKYEELLGKCRRHEESLCHAGVQTSRPVSRDPSMKEYSMISAGPSTSGAVATPPTPPQTPSTPEALEGISRQVEQVDKRLSQNTPEYKALFKEIFSRLQKTKSDMNSTKSRKTNK; encoded by the exons ACCTGCACTTGGCAGCGGAGCTCGGCAAGACTCTCCTGGAACGCAACAAGGAGCTGGAGGACTCCCTTCAACAGATGTACATCAACAATGAGGAGCAAGTGCAAGAGATAGAG TACCTGTCCAAGCAGCTGGAGATGTTGAGGGAGATGAACGAGCAGCACGCAAAGGTGTACGAACAGCTGGATGTGACGGCCAGAGAGCTGGAGATCACCAACGAGAAACTGGTGCTGGAGAGCAAAGCCTCGCAGCAGAAGATAGACAG gttGACGGGAACCATGGAGACTCTGCAGGGTCAGGTGGACTGTCTGACGGCTCGGGTGGAGGAGCTGCGAAcactggaggagctgagggtgcgcagagagaagaaggagcGGCGCAAGACCGTCCACTCCTTCCCCTGCCTCAAAGAGCTCTGCACTGCGCCCAG GTATGAGGATGGTTTCCTGCTGGCCAACCCGGGCAGTGTTGACCTGGCTGAGAGACGACCGGTGGATGAAGAGAACGAGCGCCTGAGGGACATCGTCTCGTCCCTGCGCTCAGCCATGGCCATGGAGCGGTCCAAGAGGGAGGGTGCCGAGCGGGAGTGTGCCGCTGTGCTGCAAGAGTTTGAGCGTCTAGAACAGCGTCTCTTAGGAGCAGAGGGCTGCCAGCTGCGGGTCCAGGAGCTCGAGGCCGAGCTCCAGGAGATGCATCAGCTGAGGAAGTCCAGGATGTGTCTGATGGGGGGCATGGAAGACGGCCTAGAGACGCTTCTCAACCACGGTCCTGAGACAGACACCCCTGAGGTGGGCCTGGGGCTGGAGGAGGGTGGTGAAGGAGGTGCTGGAGAGGCGGGTGGTGCGGGGCAGCAGGGAGGCCCTGTGAGGAAAAGCTGCAGCGACACAGCCCTGAATGCAATCTCGGCTCGTGATGCCTCAGGCAGACGTCAGGGCAGTTACGCCCTCCATGCCAACGGCGTGCGCAAACGGGGCATGTCCATCCTGAGGGAGGTGGACGAGCAGTACCACGCCCTGCTGGAGAAGTACGAGGAGCTGCTGGGGAAGTGCCGGCGTCACGAGGAGAGCCTGTGTCACGCCGGGGTGCAGACCTCGCGGCCCGTCTCCAGGGACCCCTCCATGAAGGAGTACAGCATGATCTCTGCAGGGCCTTCGACGTCGGGGGCCGTCGCCACGCCTCCCACGCCCCCTCAAACTCCCTCCACCCCGGAGGCCCTGGAGGGGATCAGCAGgcaggtggagcaggtggaCAAACGGCTCAGCCAGAACACACCAGAGTACAAGGCGCTGTTCAAAGAGATCTTCTCCCGCTTGCAGAAGACCAAGAGCGACATGAACTCCACCAAGAGCAGAAAGACTAACAAATGA